Proteins co-encoded in one Vibrio aquimaris genomic window:
- a CDS encoding cell division protein FtsQ/DivIB gives MTEAIALVESTSTQKRHLTKYPLAKKHSLGGLFLLFVVLSISSILYSTVSWMWDEKRLPLSNIILEGDLKYVSPRDVQRAFATLPHVGTFMSQDVKVLQETVEDIPWVAHASIRKQWPDTIKVFLTEYVAVAIWNGTELLNRQGNVFNGDIDKLTGDRVRLYGPLDSSKEVLEVWREVSPKFAALNLNISSLLLNDRRAWQIILDNGIRLELGKEYLHERVERFLSLYKNLGSDSQRVSYIDLRYDTGASVGWFPGQEIEQESSDDKDR, from the coding sequence ATGACGGAGGCAATTGCCTTGGTTGAGAGTACGAGCACACAAAAACGTCATTTAACCAAGTATCCACTAGCAAAAAAACATAGCCTTGGTGGGTTGTTTTTATTATTCGTGGTGCTGTCGATTAGCTCGATTCTATACTCTACGGTATCTTGGATGTGGGATGAAAAGCGTCTGCCTTTGTCGAATATTATATTGGAAGGGGACCTTAAGTACGTATCACCCCGAGACGTGCAACGCGCCTTTGCAACTTTGCCGCATGTGGGGACTTTTATGTCACAAGATGTCAAAGTTTTGCAAGAAACGGTGGAAGATATTCCTTGGGTTGCGCATGCTTCAATAAGAAAGCAGTGGCCAGATACGATTAAAGTGTTCTTAACCGAGTATGTTGCAGTGGCTATTTGGAATGGGACTGAGCTTCTTAATCGGCAGGGTAATGTTTTCAATGGTGATATCGATAAATTAACTGGTGATCGTGTCAGGCTATATGGCCCTTTGGATAGTAGTAAAGAAGTATTAGAAGTGTGGCGAGAAGTAAGTCCCAAATTTGCGGCTTTAAATCTCAATATTTCGTCTTTATTGCTCAACGATCGCCGAGCTTGGCAGATAATTCTGGATAATGGTATTAGGCTTGAGCTAGGTAAAGAATATTTACATGAGAGGGTTGAAAGATTCCTTTCATTATACAAAAACTTAGGTAGCGATTCACAGAGAGTCAGCTATATTGACCTCAGGTATGATACGGGAGCTTCCGTAGGTTGGTTTCCCGGACAAGAGATAGAACAAGAGAGCTCAGATGACAAAGACCGCTGA
- the murG gene encoding undecaprenyldiphospho-muramoylpentapeptide beta-N-acetylglucosaminyltransferase, protein MKKNKRLMVMAGGTGGHVFPGLAVAKKLQQQGWDIRWLGTADRMEAELVPKHGIEIDFIKVKGLRGQGILKLIQAPFQIVNAVLQARKHIKAWQPDVVLGMGGYVSGPGGVAARIQGIPVVLHEQNAVAGLTNRWLSWIAAKVFQAFPGAFPDAEVVGNPVREDVVAIRDPSQRMGGRTDNIRILVMGGSQGAQVLNRTMPEVMAKLGVGYEVRHQAGKNNKAEVESQYHSLQVESAQIVEFIEDVAEAYAWADILICRSGALTVSEVAAAGLGAIFVPFMHKDRQQALNADHLVECGAAKMIEQPELTVDKLAQQIQQLDRHKLIEMANSARSVARLDADDKVANAIIALTN, encoded by the coding sequence ATGAAAAAAAATAAACGTTTGATGGTAATGGCTGGAGGAACGGGTGGACATGTCTTTCCTGGTTTAGCTGTTGCTAAAAAGCTTCAGCAACAAGGTTGGGATATTCGCTGGCTTGGCACTGCCGATAGAATGGAAGCTGAACTGGTTCCCAAACATGGCATAGAAATCGATTTTATTAAGGTTAAAGGCTTACGTGGGCAAGGTATATTGAAATTGATTCAAGCGCCTTTTCAAATAGTTAATGCCGTTCTTCAAGCAAGAAAGCACATCAAAGCTTGGCAGCCAGATGTGGTTTTGGGCATGGGAGGCTATGTTAGTGGCCCTGGAGGAGTAGCCGCAAGAATTCAGGGTATTCCTGTTGTTTTGCATGAACAAAATGCCGTTGCTGGATTAACCAATCGTTGGCTATCATGGATTGCAGCTAAGGTTTTCCAAGCTTTTCCGGGGGCTTTCCCTGATGCTGAAGTTGTGGGCAACCCAGTTAGAGAGGACGTTGTTGCTATTAGAGATCCTTCTCAACGAATGGGTGGACGTACAGATAATATTCGTATTTTAGTCATGGGCGGCAGTCAAGGAGCACAAGTTCTTAATCGCACTATGCCTGAAGTCATGGCAAAATTAGGTGTCGGATATGAGGTTCGCCATCAAGCAGGAAAAAATAACAAGGCTGAGGTTGAGTCTCAGTACCATAGTCTTCAAGTTGAGTCTGCGCAGATAGTCGAGTTTATTGAAGATGTTGCTGAAGCGTATGCTTGGGCTGATATACTTATTTGTCGTTCTGGTGCGTTAACGGTATCAGAAGTTGCAGCAGCAGGTCTGGGGGCTATTTTTGTCCCCTTTATGCATAAAGATAGACAGCAAGCTTTGAATGCTGATCATTTAGTAGAATGTGGGGCTGCAAAAATGATAGAACAACCTGAGCTTACAGTAGATAAACTCGCTCAGCAAATACAACAACTCGATCGCCATAAACTGATTGAAATGGCAAACAGTGCGCGTTCGGTAGCAAGGTTAGATGCAGATGATAAAGTGGCTAATGCCATCATTGCACTAACAAATTAA
- the murD gene encoding UDP-N-acetylmuramoyl-L-alanine--D-glutamate ligase encodes MSLKPWQNIESVVVVGLGLTGASVVRHLLSLPKSLRIKVIDTREQPPGCESLPKNVELVCGGWPRNWLIDVDLIVVNPGIALSTPQLQQAIGMGIPVIGDIELFAWQVDKPVIAITGSNGKSTVTDLAGVVANASGVKTAIGGNIGVPALDLLDQDADLYVLELSSFQLETTSSLSLVAGAFLNLSEDHMDRYSDMEAYRQAKLRIFAHAQACVVNADALATFPDQQDKRLIEFSLQRQTEYHVKSVDGREFLCHRDLAILAADELSLVGRHNMANALVVLALLNEAGVDVAKGLCALKAYTGLTHRCQLIANKQGVKWVNDSKATNVASTLAALSGLSLSGKLYLLVGGDGKGADFSELESALNPLDVQLCCFGQDGRRFMSLTHDSKYFATLADIIKWVSCRAQRGDMVMLSPACASFDQFENFMVRGETFTALVKQLA; translated from the coding sequence TTGAGTTTGAAACCTTGGCAAAATATTGAGAGTGTTGTCGTTGTAGGCCTTGGTTTGACAGGGGCTTCGGTAGTAAGGCATTTGTTAAGCCTGCCTAAAAGTCTGAGGATCAAGGTGATCGATACTCGAGAGCAGCCACCAGGTTGTGAATCTTTGCCGAAAAATGTGGAATTAGTTTGTGGTGGTTGGCCCCGAAATTGGTTGATAGATGTAGATCTTATAGTTGTTAATCCTGGAATTGCGCTATCAACTCCTCAACTGCAACAAGCGATCGGTATGGGAATTCCTGTCATTGGAGATATTGAGCTTTTTGCTTGGCAAGTGGATAAACCTGTGATTGCTATTACTGGGTCAAATGGTAAGAGCACTGTGACTGATCTCGCAGGTGTTGTGGCAAATGCATCAGGTGTTAAGACGGCTATTGGTGGAAATATAGGTGTTCCTGCATTGGACTTACTTGACCAAGATGCTGACCTGTATGTTTTAGAATTGTCTAGCTTCCAATTAGAAACGACTTCAAGCCTTTCTTTGGTCGCAGGCGCTTTCTTAAACCTTTCGGAAGATCATATGGACCGATATTCCGATATGGAGGCATACCGCCAAGCTAAACTACGTATTTTTGCCCATGCTCAAGCATGTGTGGTTAATGCTGACGCTCTCGCAACCTTTCCTGATCAGCAGGACAAGCGTCTGATCGAGTTTAGTTTGCAGAGGCAAACCGAGTATCATGTCAAATCAGTAGATGGGCGAGAGTTTTTATGTCATCGAGATTTGGCAATATTAGCTGCCGACGAGCTTAGCTTAGTGGGTCGACACAATATGGCCAATGCTCTCGTTGTTCTGGCGTTGCTAAACGAAGCTGGTGTAGATGTCGCTAAGGGTTTGTGTGCATTAAAAGCTTATACTGGGCTTACTCACAGGTGTCAGCTTATAGCTAATAAGCAAGGCGTAAAATGGGTCAATGACTCCAAGGCAACCAATGTTGCAAGTACTTTAGCGGCTTTATCCGGTTTATCTCTCTCTGGGAAACTTTATTTACTCGTTGGAGGAGATGGTAAAGGCGCTGACTTTTCAGAGCTTGAGTCTGCCCTTAACCCCTTGGATGTTCAGCTATGTTGTTTTGGCCAAGATGGTCGACGCTTTATGTCACTCACACATGATTCAAAGTATTTTGCAACACTAGCGGATATTATTAAGTGGGTGAGTTGTAGAGCGCAACGTGGAGATATGGTTATGCTATCCCCTGCCTGTGCTAGCTTTGATCAGTTTGAAAATTTTATGGTACGCGGCGAAACCTTTACGGCGCTAGTCAAGCAATTAGCATAA
- the lpxC gene encoding UDP-3-O-acyl-N-acetylglucosamine deacetylase, which produces MIRQRTLKEIVKTTGVGLHSGRKVTLTLRPAAANTGVIYRRTDVNPPVDFPVDAQSVRDTMLCTALVNDEGVRISTVEHLNAALAGMGIDNIIVEVDAPEIPIMDGSASPFVFLLQQAGIEEQNVAKHFIRIKKPVRFEDGDKWAEFVPYNGFRMDFEIEFSHPAIESDEQHLLFDFSSQGFIKDISRARTFGFMRDIEYLQSQNLCLGGSFDCAIVLDEYRILNEEGLRFDNEFVTHKVLDAIGDLYMCGHPIIGEFRAFKSGHGLNNQLLRSVLADQEAWEWVTFEEEATSPVAFASANALTV; this is translated from the coding sequence ATGATCAGACAACGTACTCTGAAAGAAATAGTGAAAACAACTGGTGTGGGCTTACACTCCGGTCGTAAAGTCACATTAACTCTTCGCCCAGCGGCTGCAAACACTGGCGTTATTTATCGTCGAACGGATGTGAATCCACCTGTTGATTTTCCTGTTGATGCTCAATCTGTTCGTGACACTATGCTTTGTACAGCATTAGTCAATGATGAAGGTGTGCGTATTTCAACAGTTGAACACTTAAATGCAGCGCTCGCGGGGATGGGGATCGATAACATTATTGTTGAGGTCGACGCTCCTGAAATTCCGATTATGGATGGCAGCGCAAGTCCATTTGTATTTTTACTTCAACAAGCTGGCATTGAAGAGCAAAACGTAGCAAAGCATTTTATTCGTATTAAAAAACCAGTGCGTTTTGAAGATGGTGATAAGTGGGCTGAGTTCGTACCTTATAACGGTTTTCGTATGGACTTCGAGATTGAATTCAGCCATCCAGCAATAGAATCTGATGAGCAGCACCTTCTGTTTGATTTCTCATCGCAAGGTTTTATCAAAGACATATCTAGGGCCCGAACTTTTGGCTTCATGCGTGATATAGAATACTTGCAGTCACAGAATTTGTGTCTCGGTGGTAGTTTCGATTGTGCAATCGTGCTGGATGAGTATCGCATTTTAAATGAAGAAGGCCTGCGTTTTGACAATGAGTTTGTTACTCACAAGGTGCTTGATGCTATCGGTGATTTATACATGTGTGGACACCCAATTATTGGTGAATTCCGTGCATTCAAATCTGGTCATGGATTGAATAACCAGCTGCTGCGATCAGTGCTTGCTGATCAAGAAGCTTGGGAGTGGGTAACGTTTGAAGAAGAAGCCACATCTCCTGTTGCTTTTGCAAGCGCTAACGCATTAACTGTGTAA
- the ftsA gene encoding cell division protein FtsA, translated as MTKTADDNIIVGLDIGTATVSALVGEVLPDGQINIIGAGSSPSRGMDKGGVNDLESVVKSVQRAVDQAELMAECQISNVFISISGRHIASRIEKGMGTISDEEVSQEDMDRAIHTAKSIKIGDEQRILHVIPQEFTIDYQEGIKNPLGLSGVRMEVSVHLISCHNDMARNIIKAVERCGLRVEHLVYSGLAASTAVITEDERELGVCVVDIGAGTMDVSIWTGGALRHTEVFSYAGNAVTSDIAFAFGTPVSDAEEIKVKYGCALSELVSKDDTVNVPSVGGRPSRSLQRQTLSEVVEPRYTELMGLVNQTIDTIQEKLREDGIKHHLAAGVVLTGGAAQIEGLVECAERVFRNQVRVGKPLQVSGLTDYVKEPYHSTAVGLLHYARDSQINDDTEYTEPKRQSVTTLFGRLRNWIQKEF; from the coding sequence ATGACAAAGACCGCTGATGACAACATTATTGTTGGTCTTGATATAGGCACTGCAACCGTATCAGCTCTGGTTGGAGAAGTATTGCCTGATGGTCAGATAAATATCATTGGTGCAGGCAGCAGCCCGTCTCGTGGGATGGATAAAGGCGGGGTTAATGATCTGGAGTCTGTTGTCAAGTCTGTCCAACGTGCTGTTGACCAAGCCGAGCTCATGGCTGAATGTCAAATCAGTAATGTGTTTATCTCGATATCGGGTCGACATATTGCTAGCCGAATAGAAAAGGGTATGGGAACCATTTCTGATGAAGAGGTTTCTCAAGAAGATATGGATCGAGCGATTCATACTGCTAAATCTATCAAAATAGGTGACGAACAGCGCATTCTTCATGTAATTCCTCAAGAATTTACTATTGATTACCAAGAGGGGATAAAAAATCCGCTAGGGTTATCAGGAGTAAGAATGGAAGTCAGCGTTCATTTGATCTCATGTCACAATGACATGGCAAGGAATATCATCAAAGCTGTCGAGCGCTGTGGATTAAGAGTTGAACACTTAGTCTATTCTGGTTTAGCTGCGAGTACCGCAGTGATAACTGAAGATGAACGTGAACTCGGCGTGTGTGTTGTTGATATTGGTGCTGGCACCATGGATGTTTCTATATGGACTGGCGGAGCACTGAGGCATACTGAGGTATTTTCTTATGCTGGCAATGCGGTTACGAGTGACATTGCCTTTGCATTTGGCACACCAGTCAGCGATGCTGAAGAGATTAAAGTCAAGTACGGTTGTGCCCTCAGTGAACTGGTAAGTAAAGATGATACCGTCAATGTTCCTAGTGTTGGAGGAAGACCTTCACGTAGTTTACAGAGACAGACTTTGTCTGAGGTTGTGGAGCCTCGTTATACTGAATTGATGGGGTTGGTCAATCAAACAATAGATACGATTCAGGAAAAACTGCGAGAAGATGGGATAAAACATCATCTTGCAGCAGGCGTAGTTTTGACGGGTGGAGCTGCGCAGATTGAGGGATTAGTTGAATGTGCTGAACGTGTATTCCGCAATCAAGTAAGAGTTGGAAAGCCTCTCCAAGTGAGTGGCTTAACAGATTATGTAAAAGAGCCGTATCATTCAACGGCAGTGGGTTTACTTCATTATGCAAGAGATAGCCAAATTAATGATGATACAGAGTATACTGAGCCGAAGCGCCAGTCTGTAACGACATTATTTGGTCGTTTGCGTAATTGGATACAAAAAGAATTTTAA
- the murC gene encoding UDP-N-acetylmuramate--L-alanine ligase translates to MTILHTQNLAQIRSMVPEMRRVKCIHFIGIGGAGMSGIAEVLLNEGYQISGSDLANNQVTDRLAQKGACIFIGHNESNVQKASVVVVSTAVSEDNPEIKAARAARIPVVRRAEMLAELMRFRHGIAVAGTHGKTTTTALVTQIYSEAGLDPTFVNGGLVKSAGTNARLGSSRILIAEADESDASFLHLQPMVSIVTNIESDHMDTYGGDFETLKQTFIDFLHNLPFYGQAIVCIDDPVVVELIPRISRQVITYGFDEQADVRIENYHQHGQQGKFTVVRNGRADLEITLNIPGRHNALNAAAAIAVATEDDIQDDAILRAMASTQGTGRRFEHLGEFETGNGLVMLVDDYGHHPTEVDVTIQAARNGWQDKRLVMVFQPHRYSRTRDLYDDFANVLEQVDVLIMLDVYSAGEKPISGADGRSLCRTIRSRGKLDPIFIPDISVLPSVLVNVLQDGDLVLTQGAGDIGKVAKQLATLELNLDKMTAGD, encoded by the coding sequence ATGACTATTTTACATACTCAAAATTTAGCCCAAATTCGATCCATGGTGCCAGAAATGCGGCGTGTAAAGTGTATTCACTTTATTGGTATAGGTGGTGCCGGAATGAGTGGTATCGCTGAGGTATTGCTCAACGAGGGGTATCAGATATCTGGTTCTGATCTTGCGAATAATCAAGTGACCGATCGCTTAGCTCAGAAAGGAGCATGTATCTTTATTGGTCACAATGAGTCTAATGTTCAAAAGGCTAGTGTTGTGGTTGTATCGACGGCTGTCAGCGAGGATAATCCTGAAATTAAAGCCGCTAGAGCAGCTCGAATCCCGGTCGTGCGCCGAGCCGAAATGCTTGCAGAGTTGATGCGTTTTCGTCATGGTATCGCAGTGGCAGGCACGCATGGTAAAACGACAACAACAGCTTTAGTGACTCAGATATATTCTGAGGCTGGTTTGGACCCAACCTTTGTTAATGGTGGTTTGGTAAAAAGTGCAGGTACTAATGCGCGCTTGGGTTCAAGTCGTATATTAATTGCAGAAGCAGATGAAAGTGATGCTTCATTTTTGCACTTACAGCCTATGGTGAGTATCGTCACCAATATTGAGTCAGATCATATGGACACTTATGGTGGTGACTTTGAAACACTGAAGCAGACTTTTATCGACTTTTTACACAATTTACCTTTTTATGGACAGGCAATTGTTTGTATCGATGATCCTGTGGTAGTTGAACTCATCCCGAGAATTAGCAGACAAGTCATTACTTATGGCTTCGACGAACAAGCCGATGTTCGTATTGAAAATTACCATCAGCATGGTCAGCAAGGCAAATTCACAGTAGTTCGAAATGGTCGTGCAGATTTGGAGATCACCCTAAATATTCCTGGTCGACATAACGCTCTGAATGCGGCGGCCGCAATAGCTGTGGCCACTGAAGACGACATTCAGGATGATGCTATTTTGCGCGCAATGGCCTCAACCCAAGGTACTGGACGGCGATTTGAACATTTAGGTGAATTTGAAACGGGTAACGGCCTCGTTATGCTAGTTGATGATTATGGCCATCATCCGACGGAAGTTGATGTCACAATCCAAGCTGCTCGTAATGGGTGGCAGGATAAGCGTTTGGTCATGGTTTTCCAGCCTCACCGTTACAGCCGAACACGAGACTTATACGATGATTTTGCTAATGTTCTTGAACAAGTTGATGTGTTGATTATGTTGGATGTCTACTCCGCAGGTGAGAAGCCTATATCAGGTGCCGATGGCCGTTCACTGTGCCGCACCATTCGTAGTCGAGGAAAGTTGGACCCTATTTTTATTCCTGATATCAGTGTTTTACCTTCAGTTTTGGTGAATGTTTTGCAAGATGGTGACTTAGTGTTAACTCAAGGAGCTGGTGATATTGGCAAAGTGGCGAAGCAGCTTGCAACACTTGAATTAAACTTAGACAAAATGACCGCTGGCGATTGA
- the ftsW gene encoding cell division protein FtsW yields MQLRELLASTRHWITTSSPEVLYDRQLVWIALGLMLTGLVMVTSASFPISTRLTDQPFHFMFRHAVFLLLALVTASIVLQVPLSKWSQYGSLLLGLSVFLLIVVLVAGKSVNGASRWIPLGLFNLQPAELAKLSLFIFMSGYLVRKHQEVRSSFFGGFIKPIIIFGTLASLLLLQPDLGTVIVMLVTLFGMLFIAGAKLSQFLALMAVGIFSVVALILLEPYRVRRVTSFLDPWEDPFGSGYQLTQSLMAFGRGEWLGQGLGNSIQKLEYLPEAHTDFVFAVLAEELGFVGVVLVLMLIFSLVIKAILIGRKAFENDVLFGGYLAFGIGIWFAFQTLVNVGAAAGMVPTKGLTLPLISYGGSSLIIMTVAVAILLRVDFECRISSMTPRPKKIADDEKK; encoded by the coding sequence ATGCAACTAAGAGAATTATTAGCAAGCACTAGACATTGGATCACCACCTCTTCTCCTGAGGTATTGTATGATCGCCAGCTGGTTTGGATAGCTTTAGGCTTAATGCTGACAGGGTTAGTGATGGTGACCTCTGCTTCATTTCCAATTAGCACGCGTCTTACAGACCAGCCATTTCACTTTATGTTTCGCCATGCTGTATTTCTGTTGCTTGCGTTAGTAACCGCTAGCATAGTACTTCAGGTTCCCTTGAGTAAATGGTCCCAATATGGCTCTCTGCTATTAGGTTTATCGGTTTTTCTTCTTATCGTTGTTTTGGTGGCGGGTAAGTCAGTCAATGGAGCTTCTCGCTGGATACCCTTGGGTCTGTTCAATTTGCAGCCTGCAGAGCTTGCAAAACTGTCATTATTTATCTTTATGTCAGGCTATCTTGTTCGTAAACACCAAGAAGTTCGTTCAAGTTTTTTTGGTGGATTTATCAAGCCGATCATCATTTTTGGTACCCTGGCTAGTTTGCTTTTACTCCAGCCTGATTTAGGAACAGTTATTGTCATGCTGGTTACTTTGTTTGGCATGCTATTTATTGCCGGAGCTAAATTAAGTCAATTTTTAGCACTCATGGCAGTCGGTATTTTTTCTGTGGTTGCTCTCATATTGTTAGAGCCTTATCGAGTAAGGCGAGTGACGTCTTTTCTTGACCCATGGGAAGACCCGTTTGGCAGTGGCTATCAGTTGACACAATCCTTAATGGCATTTGGTCGAGGGGAATGGTTAGGGCAAGGCTTAGGCAACTCAATTCAAAAACTGGAATATTTGCCGGAAGCCCACACTGATTTTGTTTTTGCTGTACTTGCAGAAGAATTAGGCTTTGTAGGTGTTGTTTTAGTTCTTATGCTGATTTTTAGTTTAGTCATCAAAGCGATTTTAATAGGGCGTAAAGCATTTGAAAATGATGTGCTTTTTGGTGGTTATTTAGCATTCGGCATCGGAATTTGGTTTGCGTTTCAAACCTTGGTCAATGTAGGAGCCGCAGCGGGTATGGTTCCTACAAAAGGGTTAACTTTACCTTTGATTAGCTATGGGGGATCGAGTTTAATTATTATGACAGTTGCGGTGGCGATATTATTAAGAGTTGATTTTGAATGTCGTATTAGTTCGATGACCCCGAGACCTAAAAAGATAGCAGATGATGAAAAAAAATAA
- the ftsZ gene encoding cell division protein FtsZ — MFEPMMEMSDDAVIKVVGVGGGGGNAVEHMVRESIEGVEFISINTDAQALRKTSVNSVIQIGGDITKGLGAGANPQVGRDAALEDRDRIKEELDGADMVFIAAGMGGGTGTGAAPVIAEVAKELGILTVAVVTKPFSFEGKKRLAFAEQGIEELSKQVDSLITIPNEKLLKVLGRGITLLEAFASANDVLKNAVQGIAELITRPGMINVDFADVRTVMSEMGHAMMGSGVAKGEDRAEEAAEMAISSPLLEDIDLAGARGVLVNITAGLDMRLDEFETVGNTVKAFASDNATVVIGTSLDPDMADEIRVTVVATGIGTEKKPDITLVAGGKAKASPVVQQQAQPVTPAQQPAVDKVEEKAASSLQEKPQATPQPTSSAPSSAGAGQQSAAPKADKDTGYLDIPAFLRRQAD; from the coding sequence ATGTTTGAACCGATGATGGAAATGTCTGATGACGCTGTCATTAAGGTCGTTGGAGTTGGTGGCGGCGGCGGTAATGCCGTTGAGCACATGGTACGTGAGTCCATCGAAGGCGTGGAATTCATTAGCATTAATACCGATGCGCAGGCGCTTCGTAAAACAAGCGTTAACAGCGTTATCCAAATTGGTGGTGATATTACAAAAGGTCTTGGAGCGGGTGCAAACCCTCAGGTAGGGCGTGATGCAGCTCTCGAAGATCGCGATAGAATTAAAGAAGAGCTCGATGGTGCCGATATGGTATTTATCGCAGCTGGTATGGGCGGTGGAACAGGAACAGGTGCTGCCCCAGTGATTGCAGAAGTTGCAAAAGAGCTGGGAATTTTGACAGTAGCTGTTGTGACTAAGCCATTTAGCTTCGAAGGTAAGAAGCGTTTAGCTTTTGCAGAACAAGGAATTGAAGAACTATCGAAGCAAGTCGATAGCTTGATAACGATTCCAAATGAGAAACTGCTGAAAGTGTTAGGGCGTGGTATTACTTTACTAGAAGCTTTTGCTAGTGCGAATGACGTACTTAAGAATGCAGTACAAGGTATCGCAGAGCTTATTACTCGTCCGGGCATGATAAACGTCGACTTTGCGGATGTTCGCACTGTGATGTCGGAAATGGGTCATGCAATGATGGGAAGTGGTGTGGCTAAAGGTGAGGATCGTGCTGAGGAAGCTGCTGAGATGGCAATCTCAAGCCCGCTTCTAGAAGATATAGATCTCGCTGGTGCTCGTGGTGTTCTAGTGAATATTACAGCTGGTCTTGATATGCGTCTGGATGAGTTTGAAACGGTTGGTAACACAGTTAAGGCATTTGCGTCAGATAATGCTACAGTTGTTATTGGTACTTCGTTAGATCCTGATATGGCTGATGAAATTCGTGTTACTGTTGTTGCTACAGGTATAGGTACAGAAAAAAAACCTGATATCACATTAGTCGCTGGAGGGAAGGCAAAAGCGTCTCCCGTTGTTCAGCAACAAGCTCAACCAGTTACTCCAGCTCAACAGCCAGCTGTTGATAAAGTAGAAGAAAAAGCGGCATCAAGTTTGCAAGAGAAACCTCAGGCAACTCCTCAGCCGACAAGTTCTGCTCCTTCAAGCGCAGGTGCTGGCCAACAAAGTGCTGCACCTAAAGCCGACAAGGACACAGGATATCTGGATATTCCAGCATTCCTTCGTCGTCAGGCTGACTAA